From Astatotilapia calliptera chromosome 19, fAstCal1.2, whole genome shotgun sequence, a single genomic window includes:
- the slc39a8 gene encoding zinc transporter ZIP8 — MLNLICFLTCVLAFITTSQSVRGNVTDGDAFLENIIHYYGENNSITTTNLEDLLLLISARRSDLISKENPLEEQECLSAKQILSQFGYNNVSQLTVEHLEKICPAVLTQVLLPSCPYIAPEELLHVDYSVWGYGFLAVTVINLASLLGLLLIPFIKKPYFPKVLTYFIGLAIGTLFSNAVLQLIPEALGFDPKVDHYATNAAAIFGGFYLLFFVEKILKLCLRMDHEHGHSHFTLSETSQENSIHNGDVVATKDSIILTAITTIATDKSSPILDPNVETSQDAEVPDVMCRWLRGQRIRSIKTVAWMITLSDALHNFIDGLAIGASFTVSVLTGFSTSTAIVCEEFPHELGDFVILLNAGMSIPQAIFFNLLSAVSCYIGLVFGILLGSNFAPNAIFAIAGGMFLYIALADMFPEMDSIAREQKKPSTKIVFFLIQNAGLLTGFTIILLITMFAGEINLG; from the exons ATGTTGAACCTCATATGTTTTCTAACGTGCGTCTTGGCTTTTATCACAACTTCCCAGAGTGTGCGTGGGAATGTCACTGATGGAGACGCGTTTTTGGAGAATATTATCCACTACTATGGTGAAAATAATTCCATTACAACAACGAATCTTGAAGATTTACTGCTGTTGATCTCAGCCAGACGATCTGACTTAATAAGTAAGGAAAATCCACTGGAAGAGCAAGAG TGTCTCTCTGCAAAGCAGATCTTATCCCAGTTTGGCTACAATAATGTCAGTCAGCTGACTGTGGAACATCTGGAGAAGATCTGCCCTGCTGTGTTGACCCAGGTGCTGCTGCCTTCCTGCCCTTACATTGCCCCCGAGGAACTGCTTCATGTGGACTACTCTG TGTGGGGTTATGGGTTTCTGGCCGTTACTGTGATCAACCTGGCATCCCTGCTTGGTCTCCTGCTCATCCCGTTCATCAAGAAGCCTTATTTCCCCAAAGTGCTGACCTACTTCATTGGTCTGGCCATCGGGACGCTTTTCTCTAATGCTGTTCTTCAGCTCATACCAGAG GCCCTGGGGTTTGATCCTAAAGTGGATCACTATGCGACAAATGCAGCTGCAATATTTGGAGGGTTTTACCTCCTGTTCTTTGTGGAAAAGATACTGAAATTATGCCTCCGGATGGACCACGAG CACGGCCACAGCCACTTCACACTTTCAGAGACATCTCAGGAAAACTCTATCCACAACGGAGACGTGGTGGCAACAAAGGACTCCATCATTTTAACTGCCATCACCACCATCGCTACAGACAAGAGCAGCCCAATCCTAGATCCAAACGTGGAAACTTCTCAG GATGCCGAGGTGCCTGATGTCATGTGCCGCTGGTTGCGGGGCCAGCGCATCCGCAGCATCAAGACTGTGGCGTGGATGATAACTCTAAGTGACGCACTCCATAACTTCATAGATGGTCTGGCTATCGGCGCTTCCTTCACAGTGTCTGTCTTGACAGGGTTCAGTACATCCACTGCCATCGTGTGTGAGGAGTTTCCCCATGAGCTGG GTGACTTCGTCATCCTGCTGAATGCTGGAATGAGCATCCCGCAAGCCATTTTCTTCAACCTGTTGTCAGCCGTGTCGTGTTACATCGGCCTTGTGTTTGGCATCCTGCTCGGCAGCAACTTTGCCCCCAATGCGATCTTTGCCATTGCAGGAGGAATGTTTCTGTATATCGCTCTGgcggacatg TTCCCAGAGATGGACAGCATAGCAcgggaacaaaaaaaaccttctaCGAAGATTGTTTTCTTcctgatccaaaatgcagggCTGCTAACCGGGTTTACCATCATACTTCTGATCACCATGTTCGCAGGAGAGATCAACCTGGGCtag